The sequence TAATAGTTGTTGAAACTGTGGAAAAATCACTAAAACACTTTTTTGCTATTACGTTTTCTTGTGTAGAGAATTGTGGATAATGGATTTTACTTTTCAACTTATCCACAGACTTATATGAATTCCACAAATTTTCCACATTTATCCACAGAGTTTTCCACAGGTTGTTCATAACTTTACTACTCCTTTAACCTTTCAATAATTTCGCTTACAAGAGCACTCATTGTTTCCGTTTTTTTTATCTCTTCTTCGATTTTATTAAATGCGTGCATTACCGTTGTATGGTCTCTTCCACCAAAGGCTTCTCCTATTTGGGGAAGTGAAAGGTCTGTAAATTTTCTTGCAAGATACATTGCAACTTGTCTTGGAAGAACTATATTTTGGGTTCTCTTTTTATCTGAGAGGCTTTCTATATCTATGCCAAAATATTCAGATACGATTTTTTTAATTTTATTAATAGTGATCGGGGTATCTGCTTGCTTAATAATATCAGAAAGTGCCTTCTTAGCAAACTCAACAGTGATGTTCTGATTTAGTAGCGATGCTTTTGCAATAAGCCTAATAAGAGCGCCTTCAAGTTCCCTTATATTTGAAAAGATGTTTTCTGCGATGTAGTTTACAACATCATCATTTATCGTAATGTTCTCTTTTTGCGCCTTCTTTTTAAGGATTGCAACTCTTGTTTCAAAGTCTGGCGGAGAAATATCTGCAATGAGACCAACCTCAAAACGTGTTCTTAACCTATCTTCAAGAGTCGGAAGATCTTTTGGAGGCACATCAGAAGTAATTACGATTTGCTTGCCTGCTTCATAAAGGGCGTTAAATGTATGGAAGAATTCTTCCTGTGTTCTTTCTTTTCCTGCAAGAAATTGTATATCATCGATAAGGAGCACGTCGGTGTTCCTGTATTTTTTATGAAACCTGTCTATAAGGTCAGTATTGCTCTGTGCGTTTTGAATAGCATAAATCACTTCATTTGTAAACTTTTCTGTGCTTGTGTATATAATTGATATTTTCTCTCCGAAGTTTCTTATTAGTTCATGGCCTATTGCGTGGAGTAAGTGTGTTTTTCCAAGTCCTACTCCACCATAAATGTAGAGTGGGTTATATGCCTTACCTGGATTTAAAGCAACATTCTTTGCCGCTGCATAGGCTAATTCATTACTGCTTCCCACAATAAACTCTTCAAAGGTGTAATCTTTGTGGAGTGTAATGTTGTTCATGATGATTACCGGAGGTTCTTTGGGTTTCTTTTCCTGGACTATAATATTAAGTTGAAGATCTTTACCGGTTTGTTCTTGAATTGTTATCTTAATAAGACCTGCGAATTTAGTTTCAAGTAGTTCCCTAATGAGGTTTGATGGCACCTTGAGTATGAGTTCTTCTTCATTTTCATCTACAAATTCAACAGGTCTAAACCATGTTTCAAATGCTGGTACACTTAGTATTTCTTTTAATTGGTTTAATACTTTTTCCCAGGTATTCATACAAGATAATTATACAAAATTTTCCACAATTAAAAATCATGTGGATAACCTGTGGAAAAATGATTTCCTATTTAGGGAAAAGAAATTCTTTCTTAGGTTGAAGGAGGAATCCTATCAAAATTTATACGAGGGTGATAAAAAGAGGAGATTCTTCACTTCGTTTAGAATGACTCTTACCATTACATCTTAAGTTTTTGTGGAGTAGTATCTATAGGGCTTTTACCCCCTAGATTACAAAACAGATGTGATCCTTCGGGCTTATGTCCTCACAGAACAACCCCATAAAGGCAAACATCTAAGTGGAAGGATAAGGAGTAAAATGGATTTTCATCCTTAGAAAAGCAAAGTAGGGACTATTTTGTTAAGAATTACGAGAGGTCATTTTCTTGTTATTATTTATAGCAAAACACGCTTGCCTTCAAGAAGAATAAAGAAAAATTTTCGCAAAATGTAATTGACTTATATTTTTTTAAAAAAATGTTATAATATAAATATGCAAAACACCAAAGGAGGTAAAAAATGAAGAAATTTTTATTAATTTTAGTTGTGCTTATCGTTGTTGCCTCTTCATTTACACCAAGAGTTTACAATGCAATGGGTAATTCTACTTCTTACGGCAACGTCGATGTAGATGTGCTTGTTGAACGTGGTGTAATCCAGGGTTTCCCAGATGGCTCTCTTCACCTTGAGAGACCAATAACAAGAGCGGAATTTGCGAAAATGCTTGTAAAGGCTTTCCCTTACGATTACATTCCGTGGTTTAATCTTCCAAAGTATTCCTGTAAAGATTTGGGAAAGAACTTTTGGGCTTCTCCTTACATTGAAACTCTCTTAAGAGCAAAAGTCCTAATCGGCAAAGATAATTACTTTAAACCAAACGACCCCATACTTTTTGAAGATGCCATTCTTGCTCTTTCAAAAGCTTTAAAAATTCAAGACACTAACGTGCCAGATGTAATTTCGTCTTTTAAAGACGCAAATTTACTTACCGAAGAAGTAAAACCACTTGTAAATTATTTTGTCTACAAGGGATTTTATAAGGTAGAAGGAGATGCACTTGGTGTTCAAAAACCACTTACGAGAGGAACATTTACACACATTTTAGCTTCTTCTCGCTTTCCTGTGATTACCATTCTTCATACAAACGATTTCCATATGTATCTTTTGGGTTCTACTGATAAGAAAACCAAACAACCAATTGGTGGGAGTGCAAGAATTTATACTCTTGTAAAAAATGAAAGAGCCTATAACCCCGATAGAACTCTTCTTGTTGATGCAGGAGATGCAATTGGTGGCGGTCCTCCTATCGGTGCCTTCTTCTACGGTAAAGACGTAATTGAAGTTTATAATGCAATGGGATACAACTATGCAACATTTGGCAACCATGAATTTGACTGGGGTAAGGATCTTTTAGCACAAAGAGTAAACGAAGCTAAATACACTTATGTGTGTTCTAATGTTATTGATACGACTACAAATTCTACATTTATGAGTAAGCCATATGATATCAAGCCATTAGGTTTTGTTAAACTCGGTATTTTTGGAGTTGTAACTCCTCAGCTTCCAATTTTAGTTAATCCAAATGGTATTTCTAACCTTGAGGTAAAAGACCCTGTTTCTACTGCAACAAGCGTTGTGTCAACGCTTAAAGAGAGTTCAGATTATATTATATTGCTTTCCCATCTTGGCTATGCGGCATCCAACTATTACACAGGAGATATTGGAGATGTTCAGCTTGCTTCCAAAGTTTCAGGAATAAACTTGATTATAGGTGGGCACACACATACAGCTCTTGATAAGCCGACTGTTGTTGATAATACTTACATTGTGCAGACAGGTTCATACGGAAATAATCTTGGGAGAGTAAGGCTCTATTTTGAAACAACGGCAAATTCAGTAAGACTTGCAAAGCTAGACTACAAACTTTTACCTGTTGATAAAAACGTAGAAGAAGACTCTACAATTTCCTCAATAATTAAACCTTATAACGATGAAATTACAAAGAAGATGAGCGAAGTGATCGGTGAAGCACTTGTTGACCTTGATGGCTCTAGCCCAAATATAAGAACTAAAGAAACTAATCTTGGTGACTTTATTTCTGATTGGATGAGAGAAGTTGCAGGTGCAGATATTACCATAACAAACGGAGGAGGAATAAGAGCATCGATTCCTAAAGGACCTATTACTGTAGGTAATGTATATACCACACTACCTTTTAATAATCTTATTCTCCTTCTCACATTGAAGGGATCCGATGTTCTTTCGGCTCTTGAGAATGGTTTCTCACAGGTTGAAGCAGTTTCAGGAAGATTTCCACAGGTATCTGGTATTAGGGTAAAAGTAGACCTCGGGAAAAAACCAGGAAGTAGGGTTGTTGAAGTAAAACTGTTAGATGGAACTCCCATTGATCCCAATAAATACTATACAGTTGCAACAAACGACTTTATGGCTGCAGGTGGCGATGGTTATGCATCTCTCAAGAATGCAACTTCAATAAAGATTGTTACAGGCAATTACATGAGAGATGACCTTGTTGCGTATATAAAAGCTCATCCTAAGGTATCTAAGGAAATTGACGGAAGAATAACATTTGTGCAACCATAAGAATTATAGTTAAACTTATAAAAGGGGGCTTTTGCCCCCTTTATTATTTGTAGGCAATATTATTCAAAATATTTTATATTATCCTTATTAAATATATTTGGAGCAATGGAACTAACAAGCTCAAACATTAGTTCTGCAAGTGTTCTTATCTCCCATTGAGCATGTTTATCCATGCGTAATTTAAAAAAGTGCATCAACTCTCTTGCATTTGCTGTTGCAACGATTTTTGTCTCTGTTGCATTAGGCAAAACAAAACGTGCATCTTCTTCTGGGATACCAATTGAAAGTAGTTTTTTGTATGTATCTAATATCTCATCCATTAGATTATTGTAAATTTCCAATGCCTCTAACCTGTTTAAAATTGTTGGAGGGGTAATAAAAAGAGGTTGGTCAAATTTTATGTATCTTTGACTTTGTTGAGTGAATGAAAAAAATCTATGCCTTACAAACTGATGAGAACAAGCCCTTGATATTCCAACAATAGCAAAAGAGAATGAGATATGTTCAAAAACGGACATATGTCCAAGATTCAATGCAAGGTTTATGAGTCTTTTAATATCTTCTTCACTTAGGTCTATTTCCTTTACATTACCTTTATAGCGAGATTGACGCATTGCTGTTGCAACAACTCTTTCAGGGTTGGGTGTATAGGCAAATAGAGTTACAGAAGGTGTTAATGCCATCTTACTTTTTATCCCCCATTGTTAATGAAATATAATATTGCTAATTTTTTTTGCCAATTCCAAAAATCTTTTTAATGAGCCTTAAAAATTTGTTTTCTAGTTTTAGTAGTTTTCTTTGCATAGCCAAATCTTCCTTCTACAAAAGAGATTTTAATACACTTTCAAAAATTTTTCAATAAGTCTTTTAGAACTACAAGACCCTAAGCGTAAGCGAAGGATCGCAAATCAGTTTTAAAGTTTTAAATCTATTTTTAAATCTACTTTCTTACTAACTTCTCCTCTTTTTGTTTTTTCAATTAATTCTTCATCACAGTAAGGACAGTATTCGTGTTCTCCTGGAATATACCCATGTTTTGGGCAAATAGAGAATGTCGGTGTTACCGTTATGTATGGAAGTTCAAAATTAGAAAGAATTTTCCTTACGAATGTTTTTACATCGTTACTTTTCAGCCTTTCTCCTACAAAGAAATGCACTACACAACCGCCTGTATAGAGTCTTTGCGTTGGTTCTTGGAGTGCTGCAACTTCAAAAGGATCGTCGGTATAGTTTACAGGAAGTATTGTTGAATTTGTATAGTAAGGGTTGTCGGGTGTTCCTGCTGTAATAATGTTTTTAAAGTCTTTTTTATCTTTAAGAGCAAGTGAATATGCTGTCGATTCAGATGGTGTTGCTTCCAGGTTGAAAAGATGCCCAGTCTCCTCTTGAAATTGTTTTAACTTCTCTCTTATATGAAGCATCGTTTGCACAGCAAAATCAATGCCCTTCTGAGTCCCCATGTCAACTTCTGGGTCAAAAAGCATCTGTAAGGCCTCGTTCATACCAATTATTCCGATTGTGTTAAAGTGGTTTTCCCAGTAATGTCCAAAAGACTCTTTTATTGGCTCTAAATAGATTTTTGAATAGGGGTATAGTCCCATTTCTGTAAATTTCTCAACTGTTTTTCTCTTTTCTTCAAGCCCTTCTTTTGCTGCAACAAGGATATCATCCAACATGTTATAAAATTCGTTAATGTTCTTTTTAGATAGATACGCAATACGTGGAAGGTTAACCGTGATAACACCAACAGAACCTGTAAGGGGTGCCGAGCCGAATAAACCGCCTCCACCTTTGTTTTTAAGTTCTCGAGTGTCGAGCTTTAGTCTGCAACACATAGACCTTGCATCTTCTGGTTTTAAATCAGAATTTATATAGTTTGCAAAATATGGCGTGCCATATTTTGCGGTTGCTTCCCACACTGGGGATAAAACAGGATTATCCCAGTCAAAATCTTTTGTTATGTTAATTGTTGGAATTGGAAAAGTAAATGGTCTTCCGTGTCCATCGCCCTCTATAAATGTTTCAAAAAGTGCTTTGTTTATAATATCCATTTCTTTTTGGAGCATTCCGTAAGTTATATCTTGCTCTTTTCCAGCTACAATAACAGGTTTATCTTTCAATAACGGATGGGGTGTCAAATCCACAGTAATGTTTGAAAACGGTGATTGCCCTCCTGTTCGCATCGTTTGGTTCATATTGTAAACAAACTCCTGGATTTGTTGTTTAACTTCTTTATAGGTCAATTTGTCAAAGTAAACAAATGGGGCAAGATACGTATCAAACGAAGAGAATGCAACGGCTCCTGCAGCTTCATTTTGTAGAGTAAAAAGGAAGTTCATCATTTGTCCTAATAAGCTAGATAAATGTTTTGCAGGGGTAGAATACGGTTTTCCAGGCACACCACCAAAGCCTCGCCTTATTAAGTCTTCAAGATCCCAACCTACGCAATATGCACCTAAAAATGACAAGTTATGGATATGCACAAAGCCATCTTTATGGTATTGGGAAATCTTTTTAGGGTATACCTTTTCAAGCCAGTAAATACTTTCGGCTTTACCTGTAATAAAGGATTTAAGGCCTTGAATTGAGTAGTCAATATTTGCGTTTTCGTGGACTTCCCAGGTTGATTCGCCGATGTAGGACTCAAAGAGTTCTAGGACGTTGAGATGATTTTTGAATTCTCGTAACTCCCTTCTTTTTTCTCTGTAGAGAATAAATGCCTTTGCCGTTTGGTAAAACCCTTTCCGCATTAAAACTTCTTCTATTTTGTTTTGTATAACTTCAATGTTAAGAGGTTCTACCTTAGTTTCGTTTATCTCTATACAAACGATGTTTGTAAGAAACTCAGCAGTGTCTCTTCCAAATTCATGAGTTGCATTACCTGCTTTTAATATTGCATTTATTATTTTTTCCTTTTCAAAGGCTACAATTCTACCATCTCTTTTTTGAACGAATTTAATCATTTTAATCACTCCTTTATCCACTTTAAACACAAAATATCTTGTTAATCTATTTTATGAAAAAACGAATTTTTGCAAATCCAGCCAAAAGACAAAGTGTAAACTTAAAAGTTATACATTACGGGATAAAATCAAAGTGTTTGGTGACCCTTGTAAAGATCAATGTATTTTTAAAAACAATTCTTCTCAGTATTTTTAAGTTATCGGTTTTTTATTAATTTAAGAACAACAGTTTTTTTAACTAATTAATTTCTTAGTTTATTTTTAACACAAGCGCTTTTTTAATGTTTGTCTTTATGCCGTCATTCCACAATTTTCTCCTTGCGTAAATAAGTGCGAAACCAAGTAATTTCTACGTTTATAGTTCAAATTAAATGATTTTTTAATTCTTTTAAAAAGCAAACAAGATGTTCTAAAATATTTTTTTTAATATTTTTGGTTATTAGTTTTTTACTACTTAAGAATATTAATCTTTTTAGTAATTACCATTTGTTTAATTTTTAACAAAATTTTGTGAAAATTTACACCAAAAAATATTTTTAATTTTCAATATTTTGATATAATATTAATTGAAAAAGTTAAAACTTTGACAGAAAGGAATGTATTATTATGGAAGACATGCAAAAGAATTTTGACGACTTTATGAAGACCGCCAAACAAATTGGAGAGGTTGACAAAGGCTATTTAGATGCAGTGATGGGTTTAATTAAAGAAACTGAGAAACCAGGTGCACTCTCCACAAAAGAAAAAGAGCTTATCTCTATTGCGCTAAGTGTTGCTGCTCA comes from Caldisericaceae bacterium and encodes:
- a CDS encoding carboxymuconolactone decarboxylase family protein, producing the protein MQKNFDDFMKTAKQIGEVDKGYLDAVMGLIKETEKPGALSTKEKELISIALSVAAHCKFCIALHVKNAIDAGATKKEILEASFVAGLMGGGPSIAYIRLVFDACEQFGAK
- the dnaA gene encoding chromosomal replication initiator protein DnaA; the protein is MNTWEKVLNQLKEILSVPAFETWFRPVEFVDENEEELILKVPSNLIRELLETKFAGLIKITIQEQTGKDLQLNIIVQEKKPKEPPVIIMNNITLHKDYTFEEFIVGSSNELAYAAAKNVALNPGKAYNPLYIYGGVGLGKTHLLHAIGHELIRNFGEKISIIYTSTEKFTNEVIYAIQNAQSNTDLIDRFHKKYRNTDVLLIDDIQFLAGKERTQEEFFHTFNALYEAGKQIVITSDVPPKDLPTLEDRLRTRFEVGLIADISPPDFETRVAILKKKAQKENITINDDVVNYIAENIFSNIRELEGALIRLIAKASLLNQNITVEFAKKALSDIIKQADTPITINKIKKIVSEYFGIDIESLSDKKRTQNIVLPRQVAMYLARKFTDLSLPQIGEAFGGRDHTTVMHAFNKIEEEIKKTETMSALVSEIIERLKE
- the thyX gene encoding FAD-dependent thymidylate synthase, producing the protein MALTPSVTLFAYTPNPERVVATAMRQSRYKGNVKEIDLSEEDIKRLINLALNLGHMSVFEHISFSFAIVGISRACSHQFVRHRFFSFTQQSQRYIKFDQPLFITPPTILNRLEALEIYNNLMDEILDTYKKLLSIGIPEEDARFVLPNATETKIVATANARELMHFFKLRMDKHAQWEIRTLAELMFELVSSIAPNIFNKDNIKYFE
- a CDS encoding 5'-nucleotidase C-terminal domain-containing protein; this translates as MKKFLLILVVLIVVASSFTPRVYNAMGNSTSYGNVDVDVLVERGVIQGFPDGSLHLERPITRAEFAKMLVKAFPYDYIPWFNLPKYSCKDLGKNFWASPYIETLLRAKVLIGKDNYFKPNDPILFEDAILALSKALKIQDTNVPDVISSFKDANLLTEEVKPLVNYFVYKGFYKVEGDALGVQKPLTRGTFTHILASSRFPVITILHTNDFHMYLLGSTDKKTKQPIGGSARIYTLVKNERAYNPDRTLLVDAGDAIGGGPPIGAFFYGKDVIEVYNAMGYNYATFGNHEFDWGKDLLAQRVNEAKYTYVCSNVIDTTTNSTFMSKPYDIKPLGFVKLGIFGVVTPQLPILVNPNGISNLEVKDPVSTATSVVSTLKESSDYIILLSHLGYAASNYYTGDIGDVQLASKVSGINLIIGGHTHTALDKPTVVDNTYIVQTGSYGNNLGRVRLYFETTANSVRLAKLDYKLLPVDKNVEEDSTISSIIKPYNDEITKKMSEVIGEALVDLDGSSPNIRTKETNLGDFISDWMREVAGADITITNGGGIRASIPKGPITVGNVYTTLPFNNLILLLTLKGSDVLSALENGFSQVEAVSGRFPQVSGIRVKVDLGKKPGSRVVEVKLLDGTPIDPNKYYTVATNDFMAAGGDGYASLKNATSIKIVTGNYMRDDLVAYIKAHPKVSKEIDGRITFVQP
- a CDS encoding ribonucleoside triphosphate reductase; the encoded protein is MIKFVQKRDGRIVAFEKEKIINAILKAGNATHEFGRDTAEFLTNIVCIEINETKVEPLNIEVIQNKIEEVLMRKGFYQTAKAFILYREKRRELREFKNHLNVLELFESYIGESTWEVHENANIDYSIQGLKSFITGKAESIYWLEKVYPKKISQYHKDGFVHIHNLSFLGAYCVGWDLEDLIRRGFGGVPGKPYSTPAKHLSSLLGQMMNFLFTLQNEAAGAVAFSSFDTYLAPFVYFDKLTYKEVKQQIQEFVYNMNQTMRTGGQSPFSNITVDLTPHPLLKDKPVIVAGKEQDITYGMLQKEMDIINKALFETFIEGDGHGRPFTFPIPTINITKDFDWDNPVLSPVWEATAKYGTPYFANYINSDLKPEDARSMCCRLKLDTRELKNKGGGGLFGSAPLTGSVGVITVNLPRIAYLSKKNINEFYNMLDDILVAAKEGLEEKRKTVEKFTEMGLYPYSKIYLEPIKESFGHYWENHFNTIGIIGMNEALQMLFDPEVDMGTQKGIDFAVQTMLHIREKLKQFQEETGHLFNLEATPSESTAYSLALKDKKDFKNIITAGTPDNPYYTNSTILPVNYTDDPFEVAALQEPTQRLYTGGCVVHFFVGERLKSNDVKTFVRKILSNFELPYITVTPTFSICPKHGYIPGEHEYCPYCDEELIEKTKRGEVSKKVDLKIDLKL